A stretch of the Labilithrix sp. genome encodes the following:
- a CDS encoding NAD(P)/FAD-dependent oxidoreductase gives MTTNPTWDLCVIGAGPAGYAAAMRAHDLGKRVVLVERDRLGGTGIHNGALSSKTMWHLSNDYATARLTDRGYRAPGGIDVTYASVMESVRVAVSERRALLDRQLEGLARPSPAGGVVTLVRGKATFTSPTKVEVKKVDGTTETIEAKNFLIATGSHPRVPPDYPVDGDVIVTSDHIEQWKEFPTSMVIVGAGVVGCEYATMFASFGKTKIHIIDRQPRILPFEDEDVSEEVSRSFESLGITIHRAAKLESLKVVDGRVEYVVTNADGAQETIHVDKALVSIGRVPSTKDLGLEAAGVALDKGGGVVVKDCQSTSAPHVWAAGDVTMDIALVNVAELEGRFAVEKMFGLEPRPIQYGALSSIMFLKPEVAAVGLNETQAKKDGIPYRVGVVDNRLVSRNIAMRSTRGFVKLLAAKDSSKILGLRVVGPQASSTIQGIAFLIQLGATLDELDHTVHPHPAVPEGVQECARMILGRSVLKPDVFGPEGLLRCSDG, from the coding sequence ATGACGACGAACCCCACCTGGGACCTCTGCGTTATCGGTGCCGGCCCCGCCGGCTACGCCGCGGCGATGCGCGCGCACGACCTGGGCAAACGGGTCGTCCTCGTCGAGCGCGATCGCCTCGGCGGCACCGGCATCCACAACGGCGCGCTGTCGTCGAAGACGATGTGGCACCTCTCGAACGACTACGCGACCGCGCGGCTCACCGATCGCGGGTACCGCGCGCCGGGCGGCATCGACGTCACGTACGCGTCGGTGATGGAGTCGGTGCGCGTCGCGGTCTCCGAGCGGCGCGCGCTCCTCGATCGTCAGCTCGAAGGCCTCGCGCGCCCGAGCCCCGCCGGCGGGGTCGTCACCCTCGTCCGCGGCAAGGCGACGTTCACCTCGCCGACGAAGGTCGAGGTGAAGAAGGTCGACGGCACGACGGAGACGATCGAGGCGAAGAACTTCCTCATCGCGACCGGCTCGCACCCGCGCGTGCCGCCGGACTACCCGGTCGACGGCGACGTCATCGTGACGAGCGACCACATCGAGCAGTGGAAGGAGTTCCCGACGAGCATGGTCATCGTCGGCGCCGGCGTCGTCGGCTGCGAGTACGCGACGATGTTCGCGAGCTTCGGCAAGACGAAGATCCACATCATCGATCGCCAGCCGCGCATCCTCCCGTTCGAGGACGAGGACGTGTCGGAGGAGGTGTCGAGGAGCTTCGAGTCGCTCGGCATCACGATCCATCGCGCGGCGAAGCTCGAGAGCCTCAAGGTCGTGGACGGCCGCGTCGAGTACGTCGTCACCAACGCCGACGGCGCGCAGGAGACGATCCACGTCGACAAGGCGCTCGTCTCGATCGGCCGCGTGCCGAGCACGAAGGACCTCGGCCTCGAGGCCGCGGGGGTCGCGCTCGACAAGGGCGGCGGCGTCGTCGTGAAGGACTGCCAGTCGACGAGCGCGCCGCACGTCTGGGCGGCGGGCGACGTGACGATGGACATCGCGCTCGTGAACGTGGCCGAGCTCGAGGGGCGCTTCGCGGTCGAGAAGATGTTCGGCCTCGAGCCGCGCCCGATCCAGTACGGGGCGCTCTCCTCGATCATGTTCCTGAAGCCCGAGGTCGCGGCGGTGGGCCTGAACGAGACGCAGGCGAAGAAGGATGGCATTCCCTACCGCGTCGGCGTCGTCGACAACCGGCTCGTCAGCCGCAACATCGCGATGCGCTCCACGCGCGGGTTCGTGAAGCTCCTCGCGGCGAAGGACTCGTCGAAGATCCTCGGGCTCCGCGTCGTCGGCCCGCAGGCGTCGAGCACGATCCAGGGCATCGCCTTCCTCATCCAGCTCGGCGCGACGCTCGACGAGCTCGATCACACCGTGCACCCGCACCCCGCCGTCCCGGAGGGCGTGCAGGAGTGCGCGCGCATGATCCTCGGCCGGAGCGTGCTGAAGCCCGACGTCTTCGGTCCCGAGGGCCTCCTCCGCTGCAGCGACGGATGA
- a CDS encoding CBS domain-containing protein, with protein sequence MKVERLMTKDVKTCGLEQSLAEAASLMWEGDCGCIPVVDAEGRAIGIITDRDICMAACFEGKTLRELSIGEAMAKQLLSCHPEDTIQHAESIMRRAQVRRIPVVDAEGRIAGILSLNDVAREAEREKAARAPAVPLDDVALTLSAVCRQRGPQAVAASAE encoded by the coding sequence ATGAAAGTCGAACGTTTGATGACCAAAGACGTGAAGACGTGCGGACTCGAGCAATCGCTCGCCGAGGCCGCGAGCCTCATGTGGGAAGGAGACTGCGGCTGCATCCCCGTCGTCGACGCCGAGGGCCGCGCGATCGGGATCATCACCGATCGCGACATCTGCATGGCCGCCTGCTTCGAGGGAAAGACGCTCCGCGAGCTCTCGATCGGCGAGGCGATGGCGAAGCAGCTCCTCTCCTGCCACCCCGAAGACACGATCCAGCACGCGGAGAGCATCATGCGGCGAGCGCAGGTGCGTCGCATCCCCGTCGTCGACGCCGAGGGCCGCATCGCCGGCATCCTCTCGCTGAACGACGTCGCGCGTGAGGCGGAGCGCGAGAAGGCGGCGCGCGCCCCCGCGGTCCCGCTCGACGACGTGGCGCTGACGCTGAGCGCGGTCTGCCGGCAGCGCGGGCCGCAGGCGGTCGCCGCGTCGGCCGAGTGA
- a CDS encoding DUF924 domain-containing protein → MSPAEVLEFWFGPPGSPPLASSTKWYTKDAAFDAEVRARFGETHALAAAGKLDEWKETPRGRLALVIVLDQFSRNMYRGDARAFACDDRARDLALEALSTGEDRQLEPIERTFLYMPLMHAEDSDLQRKCIAAFAVLADKAPPDLQKYVANGLDYAKQHAEIIERFGRFPHRNEILGRDSTSEEVAFLKQPGSSF, encoded by the coding sequence ATGAGCCCGGCGGAGGTCCTCGAGTTCTGGTTCGGTCCGCCCGGGTCGCCGCCGCTCGCGTCGTCGACCAAGTGGTACACGAAGGACGCCGCGTTCGACGCGGAGGTCCGCGCGCGCTTCGGCGAGACGCACGCGCTCGCCGCCGCCGGCAAGCTCGACGAATGGAAGGAGACGCCGCGCGGCCGCCTCGCGCTCGTCATCGTGCTCGATCAGTTCTCGCGCAACATGTACCGCGGCGACGCGCGCGCGTTCGCGTGCGACGATCGCGCGCGCGACCTCGCGCTCGAGGCGCTCTCGACCGGCGAGGACCGGCAGCTCGAGCCGATCGAGCGGACGTTCCTCTACATGCCGCTCATGCACGCGGAGGACAGCGACCTCCAGCGCAAGTGCATCGCCGCGTTCGCCGTCCTCGCGGACAAGGCGCCGCCGGACCTCCAGAAGTACGTCGCGAACGGCCTCGACTACGCGAAGCAGCACGCGGAGATCATCGAGCGCTTCGGCCGCTTCCCGCACCGCAACGAGATCCTCGGGCGCGACTCGACCTCGGAGGAGGTCGCGTTCTTGAAGCAACCCGGCTCCTCGTTCTGA
- a CDS encoding single-stranded DNA-binding protein, with the protein MSDGINQVFLMGNLGGDAELRTSEKGSVLKMNLATTESWLDKDNVKQERTEWHTVKVFGRRGEALAKHLRKGTKLFVQGRIQYGSYEKDGQKRYTTDVVAQEISFAGGPSNGAFVSKGSDPKPQSLPF; encoded by the coding sequence ATGAGCGACGGAATCAATCAGGTGTTTCTCATGGGCAACCTCGGCGGCGATGCGGAGCTCCGCACGTCGGAGAAAGGATCGGTGCTGAAGATGAACCTCGCGACGACGGAGTCGTGGCTCGACAAGGACAACGTCAAACAGGAGAGGACGGAGTGGCACACGGTGAAGGTCTTCGGCCGGCGCGGTGAGGCGCTCGCGAAGCACCTTCGCAAGGGCACGAAGCTCTTCGTGCAGGGCCGCATCCAGTACGGCTCGTACGAGAAGGACGGCCAGAAGCGCTACACGACCGACGTCGTCGCGCAGGAGATCAGCTTCGCGGGCGGACCGTCGAACGGCGCGTTCGTCTCGAAGGGCTCCGACCCGAAGCCACAGTCGCTGCCCTTCTGA
- a CDS encoding ABC transporter ATP-binding protein encodes MPPRRRPKPKDPPKVPLRRALREAGGYIRRALGLVWRSSPSLTVAFSVLAFLGAFIGPAIAVAGKRLVDAVVDGSRRETLFWVGAELGLVVLQASVSRLSAMTRMILGSRLGTDINIAILERAQTLELRHFEDPEFYDRLQRARREASSRPLSLVSETFSLVQSILTLTGYVAILVRYSPWVVLVLVVAALPSTVAEMRYAKQGFRIRNWRSPDARKLNYLEYVLANNEHVKEVRLFGLSDLFLGRYKELAERFHHEDSKLMVRRTIVTYLLSLLATLAFYGTYALMALSAAAKAITLGSMTMFVLALRSGQSSFHSILTGIGAIYEHNLYMSNLFAYLDADVAPAQKSPSLGGPRRESSRGQSPLEPERGLRLSGVSFRYPGSEKWVLRDVDLFIPEGQSVAIVGHNGAGKTTLIKLLTRLYDPTEGHIFLDGKDLVDWDKDELLRRFGVVFQDFNQYELTFRENVGVGQVEHLADDERVVKATKQGGAEPLLAGYEAGLDTQLGRWFDEGVELSGGQWQKIALSRGFMREDADILVLDEPTAALDAEAEHAVFERFQELTQDRTTIIISHRFPTVRMADRILLIEDAKIAEDGTHAELVAAKKTYARLYELQARGYS; translated from the coding sequence ATGCCCCCGCGCCGTCGACCGAAGCCCAAAGATCCGCCGAAGGTGCCGCTCCGCCGCGCGCTGCGCGAGGCGGGGGGATACATCCGGCGCGCGCTCGGGCTCGTCTGGAGGTCGTCGCCGTCGCTCACGGTCGCGTTCTCGGTCCTCGCCTTCCTCGGCGCGTTCATCGGGCCCGCGATCGCGGTCGCGGGCAAGCGCCTCGTCGACGCGGTCGTCGACGGCTCGCGCCGCGAGACCTTGTTCTGGGTCGGCGCCGAGCTCGGGCTCGTCGTGCTCCAGGCCTCCGTCTCGCGCCTCTCCGCGATGACGCGGATGATCCTCGGCTCGCGGCTCGGGACCGACATCAACATCGCGATCCTCGAGCGCGCGCAGACGCTGGAGCTGCGTCACTTCGAGGACCCGGAGTTCTACGACCGGCTCCAGCGCGCGCGGCGGGAGGCCTCGTCGCGGCCCCTGTCGCTCGTGAGCGAGACGTTCTCGCTCGTGCAGTCGATCCTCACGCTCACGGGCTACGTCGCGATCCTCGTGCGCTACAGCCCGTGGGTCGTGCTCGTGCTCGTCGTCGCGGCGCTGCCCTCCACCGTCGCCGAGATGCGCTACGCGAAGCAGGGCTTCCGCATCCGGAACTGGCGCTCGCCGGACGCGCGGAAGCTCAACTACCTCGAGTACGTCCTCGCCAACAACGAGCACGTGAAGGAGGTCCGCCTCTTCGGCCTCTCGGACCTGTTCCTCGGCCGCTACAAGGAGCTCGCGGAGCGCTTCCACCACGAGGACTCGAAGCTCATGGTCCGCCGCACGATCGTGACGTACCTGCTCTCGCTCCTCGCGACGCTCGCGTTCTACGGCACGTACGCGCTGATGGCGCTGTCGGCGGCGGCGAAGGCGATCACGCTCGGCAGCATGACGATGTTCGTCCTCGCGCTCCGGAGCGGGCAGTCGTCGTTCCACTCGATCCTCACCGGCATCGGCGCGATCTACGAGCACAACCTCTACATGTCGAACCTCTTCGCGTACCTCGACGCGGACGTGGCACCGGCGCAGAAGAGCCCCTCTCTCGGGGGCCCCCGGCGGGAGAGCTCGAGAGGGCAGAGCCCTCTCGAACCTGAGCGCGGCCTGCGGCTCTCGGGGGTGAGCTTCCGGTATCCGGGCAGCGAGAAGTGGGTGTTGCGGGACGTCGACCTCTTCATCCCGGAGGGGCAGAGCGTCGCGATCGTGGGGCACAACGGGGCCGGGAAGACGACGCTCATCAAGCTCCTCACGCGGCTCTACGATCCGACGGAGGGGCACATCTTCCTCGACGGGAAGGACCTCGTGGACTGGGACAAGGACGAGCTCCTCCGTCGTTTCGGCGTCGTGTTCCAGGACTTCAACCAGTACGAGCTCACGTTCCGCGAGAACGTAGGGGTGGGGCAGGTCGAGCACCTCGCGGACGACGAGCGCGTCGTGAAGGCGACGAAGCAAGGCGGGGCGGAGCCGCTCCTCGCCGGCTACGAGGCGGGCCTCGACACGCAGCTCGGGCGGTGGTTCGACGAGGGCGTCGAGCTGTCGGGCGGGCAATGGCAGAAGATCGCGCTGTCGCGTGGCTTCATGCGCGAGGACGCCGACATCCTCGTCCTCGACGAGCCGACGGCGGCGCTCGACGCGGAGGCGGAGCACGCGGTGTTCGAGCGCTTCCAGGAGCTGACGCAGGACCGCACGACGATCATCATCTCGCACCGCTTCCCGACGGTGCGGATGGCGGACCGCATCCTCCTCATCGAGGACGCGAAGATCGCGGAGGACGGCACCCACGCGGAGCTCGTCGCGGCGAAGAAGACGTACGCCCGCCTCTACGAGCTGCAAGCGCGAGGATATTCCTGA
- a CDS encoding transketolase, protein MSDHEHLEHARELAAQLRVDSLRCSTEAGSGHPTSSLSAADLMAVLLSSHLRADLRRTPPRASDDQLIFSKGHASPLLYSMLKAAAVISEEELLTYRRARSRLEGHPVPPLPGVLVASGSLGQGLPIAVGVALSARRLEESDCRVWVLVGDSEMSEGSIWEAFDHARHYALGNLIAVLDMNRLGQRGETPLGWDSGAYAARARAFGWRAIEIDGHDLAAIDEAYAEASRGVDVPTLIVARTVKGKGVSFLEDEDGWHGKALDEEQCAKAIAELGSVRSFTIALRAPASEAPAPAPAVKPLALPRYERSKRVATRRAYGDALAALGAARPDVVVLDAEVNNSTYAEDFAKAHPERYFEMFISEQQMVAAAVGMSVRGKAPFASTFGAFLTRAYDFVRMAAISRADLRLCGSHAGVSIGEDGPSQMALEDLAMMRAVHGSTVLYPCCANQTAKLVAAMAEQRGVVYLRTTREKTPVLYDADDVFRVGGSKVLRRAKGDRVTVVTAGITVHEALEAHARLAAEGIGASVIDAYSVKPLDADTIRDAAQATHGNVVVVEDHWPEGGLGDAVLECLTTPRDPIAARVVRLAVRAMPGSAKPAEQLAAAGIDAAAIADAVRALLSRGAGRGAAPPSSRRRATRGCYLCGATAAWRIALAGEDEPIREEDACEEHASGHRRIAALPLAGGAPQPAL, encoded by the coding sequence ATGAGCGATCACGAACACCTCGAGCACGCGCGAGAGCTCGCGGCGCAGCTCCGCGTCGACAGCCTTCGCTGCTCGACGGAGGCAGGCTCCGGCCACCCGACGTCGAGCTTGTCGGCCGCCGACTTGATGGCGGTCCTGCTCTCGTCGCATCTCCGCGCGGACCTCCGGCGCACGCCGCCGCGCGCGAGCGACGATCAGCTGATCTTCTCGAAGGGGCACGCGTCGCCGCTGCTCTATTCGATGCTCAAGGCGGCCGCGGTGATCTCGGAGGAGGAGCTCCTCACCTACCGGCGCGCGCGGAGCAGGCTCGAGGGCCACCCCGTGCCGCCGCTGCCGGGTGTGCTCGTGGCGAGCGGCTCGCTCGGACAAGGGCTGCCGATCGCGGTCGGCGTCGCGCTCTCCGCGCGCCGGCTCGAGGAGAGCGACTGCCGCGTCTGGGTCCTCGTCGGCGACAGCGAGATGTCCGAGGGCTCGATCTGGGAGGCGTTCGATCACGCGCGGCACTACGCGCTCGGCAACTTGATCGCGGTCCTCGACATGAACCGGCTCGGTCAGCGCGGCGAGACTCCGCTCGGCTGGGACTCCGGCGCGTACGCGGCGCGGGCGCGCGCCTTCGGCTGGCGTGCGATCGAGATCGACGGGCACGACCTCGCCGCGATCGACGAGGCGTACGCGGAGGCTTCGCGCGGGGTGGACGTCCCTACCCTGATCGTCGCGCGCACGGTCAAGGGCAAGGGCGTCTCCTTCCTCGAGGACGAGGACGGATGGCACGGCAAGGCGCTCGACGAGGAGCAGTGCGCGAAGGCGATCGCCGAGCTCGGCAGCGTGCGATCGTTCACGATCGCGCTCCGTGCGCCGGCGTCCGAGGCGCCCGCGCCCGCGCCGGCGGTGAAGCCGCTCGCGCTCCCGCGCTACGAACGTTCGAAGCGCGTCGCGACCCGCCGCGCGTACGGCGACGCGCTCGCCGCCCTCGGCGCGGCGCGCCCCGACGTCGTCGTCCTCGACGCGGAGGTGAACAACTCGACGTACGCCGAGGACTTCGCGAAGGCCCATCCGGAGCGCTACTTCGAGATGTTCATCTCCGAGCAGCAGATGGTCGCGGCCGCGGTCGGCATGAGCGTGCGCGGGAAGGCGCCGTTCGCGTCGACCTTCGGCGCGTTCCTGACCCGCGCCTACGACTTCGTGCGGATGGCGGCGATCTCGCGCGCCGACCTCCGGCTCTGCGGCTCCCACGCCGGCGTCTCGATCGGCGAGGACGGCCCGTCGCAGATGGCGCTCGAGGACCTCGCGATGATGCGCGCCGTTCACGGCAGCACCGTGCTCTATCCGTGCTGCGCGAACCAGACCGCGAAGCTCGTCGCGGCGATGGCGGAGCAGCGCGGCGTCGTCTACCTGCGCACGACGCGCGAGAAGACGCCGGTCCTCTACGACGCCGACGACGTCTTCCGCGTCGGCGGCAGCAAGGTGCTGAGGCGCGCGAAGGGCGATCGCGTCACCGTCGTCACCGCCGGCATCACCGTCCACGAGGCGCTCGAAGCGCACGCGCGGCTCGCGGCCGAAGGGATCGGCGCCTCCGTGATCGACGCGTATTCGGTCAAGCCGCTCGACGCGGACACGATCCGCGACGCGGCGCAGGCGACCCACGGCAACGTCGTCGTCGTCGAGGACCACTGGCCCGAGGGCGGCCTCGGCGACGCGGTCCTCGAGTGCCTCACGACCCCGCGCGATCCGATCGCGGCGCGCGTCGTTCGCCTCGCCGTCCGCGCGATGCCCGGCTCGGCGAAGCCCGCCGAGCAGCTCGCCGCCGCCGGCATCGACGCGGCGGCGATCGCGGACGCCGTGCGCGCGCTCTTGTCGCGCGGCGCCGGTCGAGGCGCGGCGCCGCCGTCGTCGCGTCGTCGCGCGACGCGGGGCTGCTACCTCTGCGGCGCGACCGCGGCCTGGCGGATCGCGCTCGCGGGCGAGGACGAGCCCATCCGCGAGGAGGACGCGTGCGAGGAGCACGCGAGCGGCCACCGCCGGATCGCCGCCCTCCCGCTCGCCGGCGGCGCTCCGCAGCCCGCGCTCTGA